One Hydrogenophaga crassostreae genomic region harbors:
- a CDS encoding VOC family protein → MNIIGPDTLVFGVDDVAACRQYLIDYGLRELGGARFEALDGTGVEIFAKDDASLPPAMDTASMLRETVYGVADVATLDAIETELKRDREVTRSEGVLRCVDDMGFALAFQVTVRRPINLAAETVNAPGAAPQRGTNVVAVNQEAVALPRSLSHVVYFVPDSVRAEAFYTRLGFVCTDRFTGAGPFLRPAGTTDHHTLFMIQTPPFMKGCEHFTFHMGGPTEVMLAGTRFVEKGYQSFWGPGRHKFGSNWFWYFNSPLGCHVEYDADMDLHDDSWTAREVPMSADASQLFLFQHRDKWAPGGPPPGGKPGGPKP, encoded by the coding sequence ATGAACATCATCGGACCCGACACGCTTGTTTTTGGCGTCGACGACGTCGCCGCCTGCCGCCAATACCTCATCGACTACGGTTTGAGAGAGCTGGGCGGCGCGCGTTTTGAGGCCCTCGACGGCACAGGCGTCGAGATCTTCGCCAAGGACGACGCCTCGTTGCCACCCGCGATGGACACCGCCAGCATGCTGCGCGAGACCGTCTACGGTGTGGCCGACGTGGCGACGCTGGACGCCATCGAAACCGAACTCAAGCGCGACCGCGAAGTCACCCGCAGCGAAGGCGTGTTGCGCTGTGTGGACGACATGGGCTTTGCCCTGGCCTTCCAGGTCACCGTGCGCCGGCCCATCAACCTCGCCGCCGAAACGGTGAACGCGCCCGGTGCGGCGCCCCAGCGGGGGACCAATGTGGTGGCCGTCAACCAGGAGGCGGTGGCCTTGCCTCGCTCGCTGTCGCACGTGGTGTATTTCGTGCCGGACAGCGTCAGAGCCGAGGCTTTCTACACCCGCCTGGGCTTTGTCTGCACCGACCGCTTCACCGGCGCTGGCCCGTTTCTGCGACCCGCTGGAACCACAGACCACCACACGCTGTTCATGATCCAGACGCCGCCGTTCATGAAAGGCTGCGAACACTTCACTTTCCACATGGGTGGTCCGACCGAAGTCATGCTGGCCGGCACGCGCTTTGTCGAAAAGGGCTACCAGAGCTTCTGGGGTCCCGGGCGCCACAAATTCGGCAGCAACTGGTTCTGGTATTTCAACTCGCCGCTGGGCTGCCATGTCGAATACGACGCCGACATGGACCTGCACGACGACAGCTGGACCGCGCGCGAAGTGCCCATGAGCGCCGACGCGTCCCAGTTGTTCCTGTTTCAGCACCGCGACAAGTGGGCCCCCGGCGGCCCGCCTCCCGGAGGCAAACCCGGCGGTCCCAAGCCCTGA
- a CDS encoding alpha/beta hydrolase family protein, protein MFKYFPTNYPWNLSVDLAIEMGARIGEIEAMCAPLKEASQAPDAAGTQAFRETWVKMADQLCELAEEDKARGRLLSAGEKLNRAATYLLSAERLQAHGSAGRVALYQRFLEVFAEGLRLSGERCERVEIPYEGKHLSALYVPAEGVSGKAPLLVQVNGLDSTKEMKYRVGLPIWLAKRGVASLIVDQPGTGEALRLQGFTARHDSEHWASRVVDWLETRDDVDARRIGLEGVSLGGYYCPRAVAFEPRFAAGVIWGANHDWRDVQKRRLEKEGSFPVPHYWSHVMWVWGAKDMDDFMKIAEDVHLDGVVEKIKVPFLVTHGEKDSQIPLKWAHRTFEQLTNSPKRELKVFTDREGGVQHSSFDNSINAGQYIADWVAETLGGRTAS, encoded by the coding sequence ATGTTCAAGTACTTCCCCACCAATTACCCCTGGAACCTCTCCGTTGATCTCGCCATTGAAATGGGCGCCCGCATCGGCGAAATCGAGGCCATGTGCGCCCCTTTGAAAGAAGCTTCACAAGCGCCCGATGCCGCCGGCACCCAGGCGTTTCGCGAAACCTGGGTCAAGATGGCCGACCAGTTGTGCGAGCTGGCCGAAGAAGATAAAGCCCGCGGCCGCTTGCTGTCGGCTGGCGAGAAGCTCAACCGCGCCGCCACCTACCTGCTCAGCGCCGAACGCTTGCAGGCCCATGGGTCGGCTGGGCGTGTGGCGCTGTACCAGCGCTTTCTGGAGGTGTTCGCCGAAGGCCTGCGCCTGAGCGGCGAGCGCTGCGAGCGGGTTGAAATTCCCTACGAAGGCAAACACCTGTCGGCGCTGTATGTGCCGGCCGAGGGCGTGAGCGGCAAGGCGCCGCTGCTGGTGCAAGTCAACGGCCTGGACTCCACCAAAGAAATGAAATACCGCGTGGGGTTGCCGATCTGGCTGGCCAAGCGCGGGGTGGCGTCCCTGATCGTGGACCAGCCCGGCACCGGCGAGGCGCTGCGACTGCAAGGTTTCACCGCGCGCCACGACAGCGAGCATTGGGCCAGCCGCGTGGTCGACTGGCTGGAGACGCGCGATGACGTGGATGCCCGGCGCATCGGCCTGGAAGGCGTGTCTCTCGGCGGTTACTACTGCCCGCGCGCCGTGGCGTTCGAGCCGCGTTTCGCCGCCGGCGTGATCTGGGGCGCCAACCACGACTGGCGCGATGTGCAAAAACGCCGCCTGGAAAAAGAGGGCAGCTTCCCGGTGCCGCATTACTGGTCGCATGTGATGTGGGTCTGGGGCGCGAAAGACATGGACGACTTCATGAAGATCGCAGAAGACGTGCACCTGGACGGCGTGGTCGAAAAGATCAAGGTGCCTTTCCTCGTGACCCATGGCGAGAAAGATTCGCAGATTCCGCTCAAGTGGGCGCACCGCACTTTCGAGCAGCTCACCAACAGCCCCAAGCGCGAGCTCAAGGTGTTCACCGACCGCGAAGGCGGCGTGCAGCACAGCAGCTTCGACAACTCCATCAACGCCGGTCAATACATCGCCGACTGGGTCGCCGAGACCCTCGGCGGGCGCACCGCCTCCTGA
- a CDS encoding Rieske (2Fe-2S) protein → MRLCHIDDLPESGSRGFDPLHTGQDSLLLVRKGQQVFAYADSCPHHDTPMAWRKDAYLNGQGDRIVCAAHGAQFEIETGRCTLGPCLGQALTALALNINSLGEVSLADGYFQETKK, encoded by the coding sequence ATGCGCTTGTGCCACATCGACGACTTGCCTGAGTCGGGTTCGCGCGGATTCGATCCGCTGCACACCGGGCAAGACAGCCTGTTGCTGGTGCGCAAGGGCCAACAGGTGTTTGCCTATGCCGACAGCTGTCCACACCACGACACGCCCATGGCCTGGCGCAAGGATGCCTACCTCAATGGGCAGGGCGACCGCATCGTTTGCGCCGCCCACGGTGCCCAGTTCGAGATCGAAACCGGGCGCTGCACCCTCGGACCCTGCCTGGGCCAAGCGTTGACCGCGCTGGCACTCAACATCAATTCACTGGGCGAGGTTTCACTCGCCGATGGTTATTTTCAGGAGACAAAAAAATGA
- a CDS encoding universal stress protein yields MYKHLLVPHDGTPLSFATVEQAVAYAKAVGARLTFFHARPDVAASSQGALLHAMSPQDFADAAAGNAQALMARSEAAARAAQVPCDSVLVISARPHEAILAAATSAGCDLIFMASHGRRGIKGALLGSVTRKVMEGASLPVLVAAVESNQPRLSDEQTALGILRDEHRSLAAVLHALHTLVKEPAASPDPALLRAMLFYIEQFPERLHHPKEDAHLFKRLRARTADCNALLDELEQQHVAGAAQFAAMRGALEAGDMAAFAQQVQAFEQQQWHHMGTEEKLVLPAASRYLTSDDWRDIAEAFQANGDPRFGSGESFDDLASRLLDMAKSHG; encoded by the coding sequence ATGTACAAACACCTGCTGGTACCCCACGACGGCACGCCGCTGTCTTTCGCCACCGTTGAACAGGCCGTTGCCTACGCCAAAGCGGTGGGTGCCCGGTTGACGTTTTTCCATGCCCGGCCCGATGTCGCGGCCAGCAGCCAGGGTGCGCTGCTGCATGCCATGTCGCCGCAGGACTTCGCCGACGCCGCTGCGGGCAATGCGCAGGCCTTGATGGCCCGCTCAGAAGCGGCTGCGCGCGCCGCTCAGGTGCCCTGCGATTCGGTCCTGGTCATCAGCGCCCGGCCGCACGAAGCCATCCTGGCGGCCGCCACCAGCGCGGGTTGCGACCTGATTTTCATGGCTTCGCACGGCAGGCGCGGCATCAAAGGTGCACTGCTGGGCTCGGTGACCCGAAAGGTGATGGAGGGCGCGAGCCTGCCGGTACTGGTCGCTGCGGTGGAGAGCAATCAGCCCCGATTGAGTGATGAGCAGACCGCGCTGGGCATCTTGCGCGACGAACACCGCTCTCTCGCAGCGGTCCTGCATGCCTTGCACACGCTGGTCAAAGAGCCCGCTGCGTCGCCAGACCCCGCCTTGTTGCGGGCCATGCTGTTCTACATCGAGCAGTTCCCCGAGCGGCTGCACCACCCCAAGGAAGATGCCCACCTGTTCAAGCGCCTGCGCGCCCGGACCGCTGACTGCAATGCCTTGCTCGACGAGCTTGAGCAGCAGCATGTGGCCGGCGCCGCGCAATTCGCCGCCATGCGCGGGGCACTGGAGGCTGGCGACATGGCGGCATTTGCGCAGCAGGTGCAAGCCTTTGAACAGCAGCAATGGCACCACATGGGCACCGAAGAAAAACTGGTGCTGCCAGCGGCCAGCCGCTACCTGACGAGCGACGACTGGCGCGACATCGCCGAGGCTTTTCAAGCGAACGGCGATCCCCGGTTCGGGTCCGGCGAGTCGTTTGATGACCTCGCCAGCCGCTTGCTGGACATGGCCAAGTCCCATGGTTGA
- a CDS encoding FAD-dependent oxidoreductase, translating into MNTAAQRILVIGGGFSGMAAAIELRKQGAEVDLVEIDPGWRSYGAGISLGGATMRAFRQLGILEAFMDVGYASDGLNLCLPHGPKVASLPTPRLAGPDVPGNAAIMRPALARIMAEATRASGTNVFLGCTFTEIEQDAEGVEVSFTDGQRRRYDLVIGADGLYSKVRQTVFPDAPKPRYSGQAVWRAVLPKPADIDTITMWMGPKIKPGVNPVSKTEMYLFVTEPRPTNDHVDPATFATHLRDLLADFPAPALQAIRAQLNEDSQIVFRPIEGLLMPQPWSRGRVVLIGDAVHATTPHLASGACIGIEDALVLVDELTRAEEMSEALDAFQARRWERCRMVVENSARLGEIEVEGGDKEEHGRIMRESMMALAAPI; encoded by the coding sequence ATGAACACTGCTGCGCAACGCATTCTTGTCATCGGCGGCGGCTTTTCCGGCATGGCCGCCGCGATTGAATTGCGCAAACAAGGCGCCGAGGTGGATCTCGTCGAGATCGATCCAGGCTGGCGCAGCTACGGCGCGGGCATCAGCCTCGGGGGGGCGACCATGCGCGCTTTCCGCCAACTGGGCATTCTGGAGGCCTTCATGGACGTCGGGTACGCGTCCGATGGCCTGAACCTCTGTTTGCCCCACGGCCCGAAGGTGGCCTCCCTGCCCACGCCGCGCCTGGCAGGCCCCGACGTACCCGGCAATGCCGCCATCATGCGCCCGGCGCTCGCGCGCATCATGGCCGAGGCGACGCGCGCCAGTGGCACCAACGTCTTTCTGGGCTGCACCTTCACCGAGATCGAGCAAGACGCGGAGGGCGTGGAGGTGAGCTTCACCGACGGCCAGCGCCGCCGCTACGACCTCGTGATCGGGGCCGATGGTCTTTACTCCAAGGTGCGTCAAACGGTCTTTCCCGATGCGCCCAAGCCGCGTTACAGCGGTCAAGCCGTCTGGCGCGCCGTGCTGCCCAAACCCGCCGATATCGACACCATCACCATGTGGATGGGACCCAAGATCAAGCCCGGCGTCAACCCCGTCTCGAAGACCGAGATGTACCTCTTCGTCACCGAGCCCCGGCCCACCAACGACCACGTAGACCCTGCCACCTTTGCGACCCACCTGCGCGACCTGCTCGCCGATTTTCCGGCGCCGGCGCTGCAGGCGATTCGCGCGCAGCTCAATGAGGATTCGCAAATCGTGTTCCGGCCGATCGAAGGCCTGCTGATGCCGCAACCCTGGTCCAGAGGCCGCGTGGTTTTGATCGGCGATGCGGTGCACGCCACCACGCCCCATCTGGCCTCCGGCGCCTGCATTGGCATCGAAGACGCACTGGTGCTGGTTGACGAGCTCACACGGGCCGAAGAGATGAGCGAAGCACTCGACGCTTTCCAGGCGCGGCGCTGGGAGCGTTGCCGCATGGTGGTGGAGAACTCGGCGCGCCTGGGCGAAATCGAGGTCGAGGGCGGCGACAAGGAAGAACACGGCCGCATCATGCGCGAGTCGATGATGGCACTGGCAGCACCCATTTGA
- a CDS encoding DUF1329 domain-containing protein encodes MQSQSRKTLIALVASLACAAPVWAAVGADEAATLKTELTPLGGEKAANKDGSIPAWTGGFTGKIAGEKEGGRRGDPFKAEKPLYSVTAKNMAQYTDKLSDGVKALLKKYPDSYRLDVYPTHRTAMAPQWVYDNTAKNAVTAKMNGDVPTGAYGGIPFPIPKNGLEAMWNHKLAWRGESWEADLNQYQLTSDGKVVLTTDGLIRQRMPYYFKEETGANYDGVFWEVNLTNSGPPIRAGEMIVGRQNLDEDKSASYVYLTGQRRVRKLPNACCDTPTPATAGLMSFDELSVFSGTTSRFNWKLAGKKEMLIPYNNNRILQVKDSDLVKPYHLNPDHVRWELHRVWVVEATLKDGQRHQAPKSTYYLDEDTWVAALGDRWDAKGDLWKTLWLFNYVMPDAPGTVQQTMGFYDVQTGNAYVANVLNDKPFHHRFTKRWPTDTFTGQGLASQGVR; translated from the coding sequence ATGCAATCACAATCCCGCAAAACGCTGATCGCCCTTGTGGCCTCGCTGGCCTGTGCCGCACCCGTCTGGGCTGCGGTGGGCGCCGATGAAGCCGCCACGCTCAAGACCGAACTCACGCCGCTGGGCGGAGAGAAAGCCGCCAACAAAGACGGCAGCATCCCGGCCTGGACCGGGGGTTTCACCGGCAAGATCGCTGGTGAAAAAGAAGGCGGCCGCCGCGGCGATCCCTTCAAAGCCGAGAAGCCGCTGTACTCGGTCACGGCCAAAAACATGGCCCAGTACACCGACAAGCTCTCCGACGGTGTCAAGGCCCTGTTGAAGAAGTACCCCGACAGCTACCGCCTGGATGTCTATCCGACCCACCGCACCGCCATGGCGCCGCAATGGGTCTACGACAACACCGCCAAAAACGCGGTGACGGCGAAGATGAACGGCGACGTCCCCACCGGTGCCTACGGCGGCATTCCATTCCCCATTCCCAAGAATGGTCTGGAAGCGATGTGGAACCACAAGCTGGCCTGGCGCGGCGAGTCCTGGGAGGCCGACCTCAACCAGTACCAGCTCACGTCCGATGGCAAGGTGGTTCTGACCACCGACGGCCTGATTCGCCAGCGCATGCCCTACTACTTCAAGGAGGAAACGGGTGCGAACTACGACGGTGTGTTCTGGGAAGTGAACCTGACCAACTCAGGTCCCCCGATCCGGGCCGGCGAAATGATCGTCGGGCGCCAAAACCTGGACGAAGACAAGTCCGCCTCCTATGTCTACCTGACCGGTCAACGCCGTGTGCGCAAGCTGCCCAATGCTTGCTGCGACACGCCGACCCCGGCCACCGCGGGCTTGATGTCGTTCGATGAGTTGAGCGTTTTCTCGGGCACCACGTCGCGCTTCAACTGGAAGCTGGCGGGCAAGAAAGAAATGCTCATCCCGTACAACAACAACCGCATCCTGCAGGTCAAAGACAGTGACCTCGTGAAGCCGTACCACCTGAACCCCGACCATGTGCGCTGGGAGTTGCACCGCGTCTGGGTGGTCGAGGCCACGCTGAAGGACGGCCAGCGCCACCAGGCGCCCAAGAGCACCTACTACCTGGACGAAGACACCTGGGTGGCCGCTTTGGGTGACCGTTGGGATGCCAAGGGCGATCTGTGGAAAACGCTGTGGTTGTTCAACTACGTGATGCCTGACGCACCGGGCACCGTGCAGCAGACCATGGGCTTCTACGACGTGCAAACCGGCAACGCTTACGTGGCCAACGTGCTCAACGACAAGCCTTTCCACCACCGTTTCACCAAGCGCTGGCCAACCGACACCTTCACCGGTCAAGGCCTGGCTTCCCAAGGCGTGCGCTGA
- a CDS encoding efflux RND transporter permease subunit, with translation MIAHTESSAAAPSSLSDFDHQSGSLVERLLFNNRRLVVFICLMITLVLGWQASKLQLNASFEKTIPENHPYIQNYTANASQLSGLGNAVRIVVANPNGSILDAQYMETLQKLSDEVFLMPGVDRSRMKSLWTPSTRWVGVTEEGLEGGPVIPDRYDGGPESLQRLKTNILRSGQVGQLVGLDMRSSMIFVPLLTQDADGQPLQYGELSLQLEQLRSQYAGANVDIHITGFAKIVGDLIEGVRAVLLFFAIAVVIAAVMVFTFTRCIRSTGLVVCASLVAVVWQLGLLPLLGQSLDPYSILVPFLIFAIGMSHGAQKMNGIMQDVGRGMHKLLAARFTFRRLFLAGLTALLADAVGFAVLLSIDIQAIRELALAASVGVAVLIFTNLILLPILLSYTGVSASAAARSLRSEAAEQAGGSRLPLWRFLDLFTQRRFATIALVVAAVLAAGGYGVSRQLKIGDLDPGAPELRADSRYNRDVAYVNGSYGASSDVMAVMVATPDGACSDYETLNKLDALEWEVRQIDGVESTNSLSLLNRRVLTGLSEGSPLWYEFLPNQPMLNTVTAGAPRTGLYNDSCNLLTLYIYLRDHKADTLTRVTGAVEAFAATNDSAEVQFQLAAGSAGIEAATNSVVKEAWRQMLFLVYAVVSVLCFITFRSWRAVVVAVLPLVLTSLLAEALMVGLGLGVKVATLPVIALGVGIGVDYALYILSVTMARLRAGDNLSEAYYHSLLFTGKVVLLTGVTLAAGVITWVFSPIKFQADMGLLLAFMFLWNMLGALILVPALAHFLLKPSVKKSSVTQEAFAAQPATT, from the coding sequence ATGATCGCGCACACCGAGAGCAGCGCAGCGGCCCCATCCTCGCTGAGCGACTTTGACCACCAATCGGGCTCGCTGGTCGAGCGCCTGCTGTTCAACAACCGCAGGCTGGTGGTGTTCATCTGTTTGATGATCACCCTGGTGCTGGGATGGCAAGCTTCCAAGCTGCAGCTCAACGCCAGTTTTGAGAAAACGATTCCAGAGAACCACCCCTACATCCAGAACTACACCGCCAACGCATCGCAGCTCAGCGGGCTGGGCAACGCGGTTCGCATTGTGGTGGCCAATCCCAATGGCAGCATCCTGGACGCGCAGTACATGGAGACGCTGCAGAAGCTCAGCGACGAAGTGTTTCTGATGCCCGGCGTTGACCGCTCGCGCATGAAGTCGCTCTGGACGCCCAGCACGCGCTGGGTCGGTGTGACCGAAGAAGGGCTGGAAGGCGGTCCGGTGATTCCTGACCGCTACGACGGCGGTCCGGAGAGCCTGCAACGCTTGAAGACCAACATCCTGCGCTCGGGCCAGGTGGGCCAATTGGTCGGGCTGGACATGCGGTCGAGCATGATCTTCGTGCCCCTGCTCACGCAAGACGCCGATGGCCAGCCGCTGCAATACGGCGAGCTGTCGCTGCAGCTGGAGCAACTGCGCAGCCAATACGCCGGTGCCAATGTGGACATCCACATCACCGGTTTTGCCAAGATCGTGGGCGACCTGATTGAAGGTGTGCGCGCTGTCTTGCTGTTCTTCGCGATTGCGGTGGTGATCGCCGCTGTCATGGTGTTCACGTTCACCCGTTGCATTCGCTCGACCGGCCTGGTGGTGTGTGCCTCGCTGGTGGCCGTGGTCTGGCAGCTGGGTCTGCTGCCCCTGCTGGGCCAATCGCTTGATCCCTATTCCATCCTGGTGCCGTTTCTGATTTTTGCCATCGGCATGAGCCATGGCGCCCAGAAGATGAACGGCATCATGCAGGACGTGGGCCGCGGCATGCACAAGCTGCTGGCCGCGCGATTCACTTTCCGCCGCCTGTTCCTGGCCGGTTTGACCGCGTTGCTGGCCGACGCGGTGGGCTTTGCGGTGCTGCTGTCGATCGACATCCAGGCCATCCGAGAGCTGGCACTGGCGGCCAGCGTGGGCGTGGCTGTCCTGATTTTCACCAACCTGATTCTGCTGCCCATCTTGCTGAGCTACACCGGTGTCAGCGCCAGCGCGGCCGCGCGCAGCCTGCGCTCGGAAGCGGCTGAGCAGGCCGGTGGTTCCCGGCTCCCGCTCTGGCGCTTTCTCGACCTCTTCACCCAGCGGCGCTTTGCGACGATCGCGCTGGTGGTCGCCGCTGTGTTGGCCGCCGGGGGCTATGGCGTGAGCCGCCAGTTGAAGATCGGTGACCTCGACCCTGGGGCGCCTGAATTGCGCGCCGACAGCCGCTACAACCGCGATGTGGCCTATGTCAACGGGTCCTATGGCGCGAGCAGCGATGTGATGGCGGTGATGGTGGCAACGCCCGACGGCGCCTGCTCCGACTACGAAACGCTGAACAAACTCGACGCGCTGGAGTGGGAGGTTCGACAGATCGACGGCGTCGAGAGCACCAACTCCCTGTCCCTGCTCAACCGCCGTGTGTTGACCGGCTTGAGCGAAGGCAGCCCGCTCTGGTACGAATTCCTGCCCAACCAGCCGATGCTGAACACGGTCACGGCGGGCGCCCCTCGCACCGGCCTGTACAACGACAGCTGCAACCTGCTGACCCTCTACATCTACCTGCGCGACCACAAGGCCGACACACTGACCCGCGTGACCGGTGCGGTGGAAGCCTTCGCCGCGACCAACGACTCCGCCGAGGTGCAGTTCCAGCTGGCCGCCGGTTCGGCCGGCATCGAGGCGGCGACCAACAGCGTGGTCAAGGAGGCCTGGCGCCAGATGCTGTTCCTGGTCTACGCGGTCGTGTCGGTGTTGTGTTTCATCACCTTCCGAAGCTGGCGCGCTGTGGTGGTGGCGGTGCTGCCGCTGGTGCTGACCTCGTTGCTGGCCGAAGCCTTGATGGTGGGTCTGGGCCTGGGTGTGAAAGTGGCCACTTTGCCCGTGATTGCGCTGGGTGTGGGCATCGGCGTCGACTATGCGCTCTACATCCTGAGCGTGACGATGGCCCGGCTGCGCGCCGGCGACAACCTGTCCGAGGCCTATTACCACTCGCTGCTGTTCACCGGCAAGGTCGTGCTGCTGACGGGTGTGACGCTGGCCGCTGGCGTGATCACCTGGGTCTTCAGCCCGATCAAGTTCCAGGCCGACATGGGCTTGCTGCTGGCTTTCATGTTCTTGTGGAACATGCTCGGCGCCTTGATTCTGGTGCCCGCCCTCGCGCACTTCCTGTTGAAGCCGAGTGTGAAGAAGAGCAGCGTGACGCAAGAAGCTTTTGCCGCCCAACCGGCCACGACCTGA
- a CDS encoding WD40/YVTN/BNR-like repeat-containing protein: MMKSLLPIAVAAAMWSSPLASFAASVGNALQRPAVQVSHPERAVLMAAARAGQRIVAVGERGIIMLSDDGGAKWRQSKVPTSVSLTAVQFVDDRQGWAVGHGGVVLASADGGESWSMQMDGKQVAALMLKAAQASGDARAQAEAERLEADGPDKPFLDLNFVDAQHGMVMGAYGMALSTQDGGKTWMPIGDRLDNPGGMHLYSVKAQGSSIVIAGEQGLALLSVDAGASFRRLKVPYEGTFFRAAWLGERSLLLAGLRGQLWRSDDMGEVWTQVTSPAPVSFSASASAGQNSLWLANQAGGLFEFKAGQLSPVRQVALPPTAGLLALDKNRLLALTVRGAVIVPLSGDRK; the protein is encoded by the coding sequence ATGATGAAAAGCCTTTTGCCCATCGCAGTCGCCGCAGCGATGTGGTCCAGCCCGCTGGCGTCTTTCGCCGCCTCGGTGGGCAATGCCCTGCAACGCCCAGCGGTACAGGTGTCGCACCCCGAACGCGCCGTCCTGATGGCCGCCGCGCGGGCAGGGCAGCGCATTGTGGCCGTCGGGGAGCGGGGCATCATCATGTTGTCGGACGATGGCGGGGCGAAATGGCGCCAGTCCAAAGTGCCCACCAGCGTGTCCCTCACCGCCGTGCAGTTCGTCGACGACCGTCAAGGTTGGGCGGTGGGTCACGGTGGTGTGGTGCTCGCTTCGGCGGACGGCGGTGAAAGCTGGTCCATGCAAATGGATGGCAAGCAGGTCGCCGCGTTGATGCTCAAGGCGGCCCAGGCCAGCGGCGATGCCAGAGCCCAGGCCGAGGCCGAACGGCTGGAGGCCGATGGGCCCGACAAGCCGTTTCTGGATCTGAATTTTGTCGATGCCCAACACGGCATGGTGATGGGCGCCTACGGCATGGCTTTGTCGACCCAGGATGGCGGCAAAACCTGGATGCCCATCGGTGACCGCCTGGACAACCCGGGCGGCATGCACCTCTATTCGGTGAAAGCGCAAGGGTCCAGCATTGTGATCGCCGGTGAGCAGGGTCTGGCCTTGCTGTCGGTGGATGCTGGCGCCAGCTTTCGCCGCTTGAAAGTGCCTTATGAAGGCACATTTTTCCGCGCGGCCTGGCTGGGCGAGCGCTCGCTGCTGTTGGCGGGTTTGCGCGGTCAGCTCTGGCGCAGTGACGATATGGGCGAGGTCTGGACGCAAGTGACCTCGCCGGCGCCGGTGTCATTTTCGGCCAGCGCTTCGGCCGGCCAGAACTCTTTGTGGCTCGCCAACCAGGCGGGCGGTTTGTTTGAATTCAAGGCGGGGCAATTGAGCCCCGTGCGCCAGGTAGCGCTACCCCCTACCGCCGGCCTGCTGGCGCTGGACAAGAATCGATTGCTGGCCCTCACCGTGCGCGGCGCGGTGATTGTTCCCCTTTCTGGAGACCGCAAATGA
- a CDS encoding PDR/VanB family oxidoreductase produces the protein MNSTRLVRIAQTAVEAVDICSFELVAADGQALPPFSAGSHIDVHLDNGVVRQYSLCNAPGESHRYQIAVLKDAQSRGGSVAMHALEAGQSLNISDPKNHFALDKSAQHSLLFAGGIGITPILCMAERLSHLGASFEMHYCTRSAERTAFVDRIRASAFADNVHLHHDEGAGAQKLDAQAAIGAPRDGIHLYVCGPTGYMDWVLNTARELGWPDERLHREYFAAAPIDTSQDGSFEVQIASTGAVIRVAAEQSVVAALSEAGIEVQMSCEQGVCGTCLTRVLEGTPAHRDMFLTPREQARGDQFLPCCSRAESARLVLDL, from the coding sequence TTGAATTCCACCCGCCTCGTGCGCATCGCGCAGACGGCCGTTGAAGCGGTCGACATTTGCAGCTTCGAGCTGGTTGCTGCCGATGGGCAGGCGCTGCCGCCTTTCTCCGCCGGTTCGCACATCGATGTGCACCTCGACAACGGCGTGGTCCGCCAGTATTCGCTGTGCAACGCCCCGGGCGAGTCGCACCGCTATCAGATCGCGGTGCTGAAAGACGCACAGTCGCGCGGTGGTTCGGTGGCCATGCACGCGCTGGAAGCCGGCCAGTCGCTGAACATCAGCGATCCCAAGAACCACTTTGCACTCGACAAATCGGCGCAGCACAGCCTGTTGTTCGCTGGCGGCATCGGCATCACGCCCATCCTGTGCATGGCGGAGCGGCTGTCCCATCTGGGCGCCTCCTTCGAGATGCACTACTGCACCCGCTCGGCCGAACGCACCGCCTTTGTCGATCGCATCCGCGCCTCGGCTTTTGCAGACAACGTGCATCTCCACCACGACGAAGGTGCTGGCGCGCAGAAGCTCGACGCTCAGGCCGCCATCGGTGCACCGCGCGATGGCATCCACCTGTATGTCTGCGGGCCCACCGGCTACATGGACTGGGTGCTGAACACCGCGCGCGAACTGGGATGGCCCGACGAGCGGCTCCACCGTGAGTACTTTGCCGCCGCGCCGATCGACACCAGCCAGGACGGCAGCTTCGAGGTGCAGATCGCATCGACCGGCGCGGTGATCCGCGTGGCCGCGGAGCAAAGCGTGGTGGCTGCACTGTCCGAAGCCGGCATCGAAGTTCAGATGTCGTGTGAGCAAGGTGTCTGCGGCACCTGTCTGACGCGCGTGCTGGAAGGCACGCCCGCGCACCGGGACATGTTCCTCACCCCCCGGGAGCAGGCCAGGGGCGACCAGTTTCTCCCTTGCTGCTCTCGCGCCGAGAGCGCGCGGCTCGTGCTCGATCTTTGA